The Pseudomonas leptonychotis genomic sequence GGGTTGGCGAGCCTTAGAGCCAGCGGTGAGTACCAGCAGGTGCTTGCGGGATATATAGAGTCCCGGGCGCAGATGACGAGCGGTAACTAGCCTGTCGCGCTTGCGCGCGCAGGCCTTCTTTGACTGCTGGCTTATTCAGTCGGTTTCTTCAGCTTTGGATTTGGAAAGAACTGCACCGTTTGCACCTTAGGGTTGCTGGCCTTGGGTTTTAGCGCACTGATATTGACCCGCGTCGGCAGTTCTTTTGGCACCGAATTGCCGCGCTCATCCAAGGTGTCCGCGTAACCGCAGGCCACGCACTCGCGGTTCGGCACGCCGTCGACATTCCACATCTGGATCTTGTCCATTTCGCTGCACGCCGGGCACACCGCCCCGGCTATAAAGCGTTTAGCGCTGATCACCGGTGCGTCGCTCATGCGGCCTCCTGGCTCAAGCCGAGATGGCGTAGCAGGGCGTCAATGCTCGGCTCGCGACCACGGAAGTCGACAAACAACACCATCGGCGCTTGCGATCCGCCGCGCGCTAGAATCGCATCGCGAAATGCGTTACCGGTGGCGCGGTTGAACACCCCATCTTCCTCAAATTTAGAGAAGGCATCGGCGCTCAACACTTCCGCCCACTTGTAGCTGTAATAACCGGCCGCGTAACCGCCGGCGAAGATATGCGCGAAGCTGTTGGGGAAGCGGTTGTAGGCGGGCGGACGCAGCACCGAAACTTCCTGGCGAATGCCTTCGAGTACGTCGAGGACGCTGCGACCGTCGCCGTGGGTGGCGTGCAGTTCGAAGTCGAACAGGCTGAACTCGATTTGCCGCACCATCATCAAGCCGGACTGGAAATTCTTCGCCGCCAGCATCTTGTCCAGCAGGTCCTGCGGTAGCGGTTCGCCGCTTTCATAATGACCAGATATCAGCGCCAGGCCTTCCGGCTCCCAGCACCAGTTCTCCATAAACTGGCTTGGCAACTCGACAGCGTCCCACGCCACACCGTTGATGCCCGACGCGCCAGCATGCTCGACGCGGGTCAGCAGGTGGTGCAGGCCGTGGCCGAATTCGTGGAACAGGGTGGTGACTTCATCGTGGGTCAGCAGCGCCGGCTTACCGCCGACCGCTGGGGTGAAGTTGCACACCAGATTGGCCACTGGACTGATCAGCGTGCCATCGGCCGTGCGGCGCTTGTCGCGGGCACCATCCATCCACGCGCCGCCGCGCTTGTTGGCGCGGGCGTAGAGGTCGAAGAAGAAGCGCCCGACGTGCTGGCCGTTTTCTTCAATTTCGAACAGGCGTACATCCGGGTGCCAGGCGTCGAAACCGGACAGCTCTTTGATCTGGATGCCGTAGAGCTTCTCGACGATGGCGAACAGGCCGCTGAGCACTTTGTCGATGGGGAAATAGGCGCGCAGGATTTCCTGGGAAATGCTGTAGCGCTGCTCGCGCAGTTTTTCGCTGTAGTAGCCGACATCCCAACTCTGCAGATCATTGCAGCCCTGCTCACTGGCGAAAGCTTGCAACTCGCTCAGGTCCTGGGCCGCGAATGGCTTGCTGCGCGCCGCCAGGTCACGCAGGAAACTGAGTACCTGTTCGGTGGAGTCGGCCATCTTGCTGGCCAATGACAGTTCGCTGTAATTGCCGAAGCCAAGCAGCTTGGCCAACTCCTGGCGCAGGGCGAGAATTTCGGCCATGACCGGGGTGTTATCGTTCTGCCCGGCATTCGGGCCCTGGTCGGAGGCGCGGGTGCAGTAGGCGGCGTACACCTCTTCACGCAGGGCGCGATCGTCGGCGTAGGTCATCACCGCGAAGTAGCTGGGGAACTCCAGGGTGATCAACCAGCCATCCAGTTCTTTTGCCGCCGCGGCTTGTTGCATTTGTACCTTGGCCGAGTCGGTCAGGCCCGCCAGCGCCGCTTCGTCAGTAACGTGCTTGCTCCAGGCTTGGGTGGCATCGAGCAGCTGGTTGGAGAACGTGCTGCCCAGCTCGGAGAGCTTCATCTGGATTTCGCCGTAACGCTGCTGTTCGGCGGGTGGCAGGTCGATACCGCTCAGGCGGAAATCGCGCAGGGCATGTTCGAGAATGGTCTTCTGCGCCACGTCGAAGCCGGCGGCCTCGGGGCTGTGGGCCAGACTTTCATAGGCTTGGAACAGCGGGCGGTTCTGGCCGATCTCGGTCCAGTATTCGGACAGCTTGGGCAGGCAGGCCTCATAGGCGGCGCGCAGTTCGGCGTTGTTGCACACGGCGTTCAGGTGGCTCACCGGGCTCCAGGCCTGGCCCAGGCGCGCACCCAACTCATCGAGCGCCAACACCAGGCCATCCCAGCAGGGTGTGCCAGACTGTTGTTCAAGCAGACGCGCCATGGCAGCGCGGCTATCGGCCAGAATGCTGTCCACCGCCGGCTCGACATGCTCGGGGCGAATGGCGGAGTAGGGCGGGAGGTCGAAGGCTTGCAGCAGTGGGTTGTTGGCAGTCACGTCGGGTCACCTGTAACGAAATGGGTGTGTAGCTGTGACCCCAGGTGGATGCGAAAACTCCCAGGGGCAGGCTTGAGTGGGTACCGGCCGTTGTTAAAACAGCGCGCATACCCTGAACATGGGTGCCATCTTAATTACAATCAAGGCCTGACGCAGCTTAAGAGGTTTCTATCGTGGCTATTCGTACCTACCAACAATTCACTCCATTGCTCGGTTCACGGGCGTTTGTTGATGCCTCGGCGGTGGTTCTGGGCGATGTGGAAATCGGCGCGGACAGTTCGGTCTGGCCGTTGGTGGTGATTCGCGGTGACATGCACAGCATCCGCATCGGCGAGCGAACCAGCATCCAGGACGGCAGCGTGTTGCACATTACCCACGCCGGGCCGTTCAACCCGCGTGGTTACCCGCTGAATATCGGCGACGATGTCACCATCGCCCATAACGTCACCCTGCATGGCTGCAACATCGGCAATCGGGTGCTGATCGGCATGGGCAGCATCGTCATGGACGGTGCGGTGATTGATGAAGAGGTGATGCTCGGAGCCGGGAGTTTGGTACCGCCCGGCAGTCACCTAGAGAGCGGCTTTCTCTACCTCGGCAGCCCGGCGAAAAAAGCCCGCGAGCTGAGCGACAAAGAGCGCAGCTACTTCCGCTACAGCGCCGATAACTACGTGCGGCTCAAAGACCAGCACCTGATGGAAGGCTATGCCAGCTGATGTTGGACTACTCGAATGTTCTGTTCGACCTCGATGGCACCCTCACCGACCCGCGTGAGGGCATCACTCGTTCGGTGCAGCATGCGCTGGCCAAACTGGGTATTGATGAGCCCGACCTACCAGCGCTGGAGCACTTTATTGGCCCGCCGTTGCTGCAATGCTTTATGCACAGCTATGGCTTCGATGAAGCCACCGCCTGGCAGGCGGTGAATCATTACCGTGAGCGCTTCAGAGAGGTCGGGCTGTATGAGAACCAGCTGTTCGAGGGCGTACCTGAGTTGCTGAAGTTGTTGGGCGAGCAGCAACGCACCCTGTATATCGCCACCAGTAAACCGACGGTGTTTGCCGAGCAGATAGCCCGCCACTTTGGTTTCGCTCAGCACTTTAAAGTGATTTACGGCAGCGAACTGGATGGCACACGCACCAATAAGGTCGAGCTGATCGCCCATCTGTTGGAGCAAGAGCAATTGCCGCGCGAAGCAACGCTGATGATTGGTGACCGCGAACACGACCTAATCGGTGCGCGCAGTAACGGTCTGGATGCCGCTGCGGTGGGCTATGGGTTTGGCAGCTTTGCTGAATTGCAGGCGCAGGCGCCGACCTATCACTTCCACAGCCTGGCCGAGCTGCACCAGGCGTTTGTGGGGTGAAGCGTAGGATGGGTCGGGCCGCGCGGTTAGACGCGTTGCGGCGCAACCCATCGCATAGGCTGCATGGATATCGCTGCGCTTAACCCAGCCTATGACCTACGGTTAGCCATTTTTCTGGTAGATGATCTTCTTGGTGCCGCCGTCGCAGCTGCCGACCACCATGTTGGGGTCTTGAGCGTCTTCATTGGGCACGATTTCCAGGGTATAGCTGGCAACGCCTGCGGCCTGGATTTTCACTTCGATCTCGGCGCGCAGCTCTTCGCAGGGCTTTGGCGCGGCTAATACGCTGCTGCTGAGCAGGCCAAGCAGTACGGCAAGGGCGAATTTGTTCATGGCATAGGTCCTTTTGCGTGAACAGAAATGACAGTCGTTGGAGTGCGTTTTAGCTACCTAAGTTCTAAGTACCTGGCGATAACGACGCCAGGATCTGCTGTCGCTCGGCGGCGGGGCGTTTTCCTAACGCCGCGACGCGCTGATAAAAGTGTGGCCAGTTACGCCCGGTCTGCTCGAACAATGCAGCAAAGGCCGGCACCCATCGATCATAGAGGCCAAATGGCAGCAGCTTGGCGTTGTTGATCGGCGCATTGATCCAGTCATCGTAACGCCCGTTACCGCCCCACTCGCGCTTGCTTAGCGCATGGTATTCGGCGCGCAGGCGGGTGAACTCCACCTGTTTTTCGCTGCGCATCTGCGCAGGCGGCAGTTCACTGGCATACAGCTGCTGCAGTCGTGTTCGGCTGCTCAGTACCAGTGCAATAAACTGCTCGCGCTGCTGTTCGCCCTGCGGGTCGCTGGGTGGGAGGCCCTGTTTGGTGCGCCACTGGCGCAGGCCTTCGTGTTCAACAAAACTGGCGAAGGATTCGTTGAAGGCGGTGTCGTCCGCGACATACAGCTGTTGGTGCGCCAGTTCGTGAAAAATCACCGCCACCAGGCGCTCATCACTCCAGCGCAACATGGTGTTGAGGAGCGGGTCATCGAACCAGCCGAGGGTCGAGTACGCCTCAATACCGGCTTGATAGGTGTCCAGGCCCTGTTGCTTGAGCAGCGCGGCGGCACCGCGCGCCCGAGCTTGGCTGTAAAAGCCGCGATAGGCCACACAACCGGCGATAGGGAAGCAGTGCAGCTCGGGCGACAGAGAGAACTCTGGGGTGGCAAACACATTCCACACCACGAAAGGCCGCTGAATATCTGCGTACAGACGATAGCTATCGTTGTTTGGCAGGCTCAACTGAGCGCTGGCAAAAGTCCGCGCCTGCTGAGCCAGGGCCAGGCGCTGTTTGAGGCTGGGGTCGGTAGCCGGATTTTCTAACAGCCCGGCAATCGGTTCGCGTGCCTGCAGCAGCTGCAACTGTCCCTTGGCCAGGTGGCTGTAATAATCGAGGGTGCTGCACCCGCTCAGTAGCACCGTGGCGGTCAGCGCAAGCCAGCGTAGGGCGTCAGGCATGAGGGTTACCCGTGATTGGTCAGGCAGCCACGCTAGCGCATCGGCTCGGCTGTCTCCAGCGCGAGATCGGCGTAGGCTATGGGTTGTGGCAATTTGTGGAGGTGTTTTATGCGGTATTTGGCTTTGTTTGGCGCTGTGCTGGTGCTCAGTGCTTGCGCCTCACCCGTACCCTCACCTGATCCGAGTCAGGCCTGGGTTCAGCTGCGCAGTAATGCCGGCAGTTTGTTGATGGCAGACCGGCTCGATGGTCAGCGCTTGAATGATGGCCGCTACTTCCAGGTGCCCGTGGGGGCTCATGAGTTACAAGCGCGCTTTCAGTTTGAGGTGACCAATGGCGGTGGCCTGGATGGCGCAGACGAACCTCGGCAGGTGACCTGCGAGATTCGTCTGCGTTATGACAGCTTTGTGGCCGGTCAACGCTATCAGTTGGAGGCCAGGCCTTTGCAAATGAAAGCCCAGGCCTGGCTCTACGATGCCCAGCGCAATGTGCTGGCGCGCGGCAAGGTGCTACGTTGCGGCACCTTCTAATCGCGCGCACCTAAAGCGCGACGCGAATCAGTTATCCAGCACGGCTTCCAGGGTGATTTCGGCGTTCAATACCTTGGAGACCGGGCAACCAGTCTTGGCCGTTTCCACGGCTTTTTCAAAAGCAGTGCGGTCCGCGCCGGGGATTTTCGCCCGCAAGGACAGGTGCACGGCGGTGATGGCAAAGCCACCGTCCTGTTTGTCGAGGGTCACTTCGGCGCGGGTTTCGATGCTTTCAGCGGTCATCCCGGCGTCGCCGAGCTCCTTGGACAGTGCCATGGAGAAACAGCCCGCGTGGGCTGCACCGAGCAGCTCTTCCGGGTTGCTGCCCGGTTGATCCTCAAAGCGGGTGTTAAAACCATAGGGCACCTTATTCAGTGCGCCGCTTTCGGTCGAAATCGTACCTTTGCCATCCTTGATGCCACCTTGCCAGTGGGCTGATGCTGTCTTCTTCATCGGGCGTCTCCTGCATGTGGGTGATAGGGTTGAGAGCCGGGTCGGGCGGCACAAGTTCGAAAATAAGTCCTAACAGGCAGTTGAAAACGTAGGCGAGGCCGGCAAGACAAGGCAAAAACGGCCGAAAAAGCGGAGTTTACTGTTGTAAATGAGCATTTTGAGGCCGTTTTTAACGCAGGATTGCCAACGTAGGTAGTTTTCAACAGCCTGTTAGCGCATTTGCGCGACCAACTCGAAGGCATGCAAACGGTCGGCGAAGTCGTACAGGTCGCAGGTAAAGATCAGCTCATCGGCGCCGGTTTGCTCCAGCAGCATTTCCAAGCGCGCGCGGACTTTATCCGGGCCGCCGATCATGGCCATGCCGAGGAAGCCGCTCACCGCTTCTTTCTCATGCGGTAACCACAGCCCCTGCATGCTGGTTACCGGTGGTTTCTGCACCAAGCTCTGGCCGCGTAGCAGGGCGAGAATGCGCTGGTAGGCTGAGGTGGCCAGGTATTCGGCGTGCTCATCGCTGTCGGCGGCAATCAACGGTACGCCGAGCATCACGTACGGCTTGTCGAGCACCGTAGATGGCTTGAAGTGGTTGCGGTAGACGCGGATCGCCTCATGCATATAACGCGGCGCGAAGTGTGAGGCGAAGGCGTAAGGAAGGCCTTTTTCGCCGGCCAGCTGGGCGCTGAACAGGCTGGAGCCGAGCAACCAGATCGGCACATTGGTGCCGGTGCCAGGCATGGCAATCACCCGTTGATCCGGCGTGCGTGGGCCGAGGTAACGCTGCAGCTCTTCAACATCAGCGGGGAAGTCATCGGCGCTGCCAATGCGGTCGCGGCGCAGGGCTTGGGCGGTGAACTGATCCGCCCCTGGCGCACGACCCAGCCCCAGTTCAATGCGGCCCGGATACAGAGTGGCCAGGGTGCCGAACTGCTCGGCGATCACCAAGGGGGCGTGGTTGGGCAGCATCACGCCGCCCGAGCCCAAACGGATGCTCGATGTGCCGGCTGCCAGATAACCGAGCAACACCGAGGTGGCCGCGCTGGCGATGCCATCCATATTGTGGTGCTCGGCCACCCAGAAACGCTCGAAGCCCAGGCGCTCGACATGCTGCGCCAGTGCCAGCGAGTTATGCAGGGCCTGGGCAGCGTTACCGTCGTCGCGAATCGGCGCGAGATCGAGGGTGGAAAATTTGCTCTGTGCGAGTGCGTTCATCGGCCCTGCCTGATTAATTTCCGTTGCATGGGCGCGTTGATACGCCAATACCTGAGTTAGATAGTGGGGTTGGTTCAGCGGATTCCAAGG encodes the following:
- a CDS encoding YheV family putative zinc ribbon protein, with the translated sequence MSDAPVISAKRFIAGAVCPACSEMDKIQMWNVDGVPNRECVACGYADTLDERGNSVPKELPTRVNISALKPKASNPKVQTVQFFPNPKLKKPTE
- the prlC gene encoding oligopeptidase A; protein product: MTANNPLLQAFDLPPYSAIRPEHVEPAVDSILADSRAAMARLLEQQSGTPCWDGLVLALDELGARLGQAWSPVSHLNAVCNNAELRAAYEACLPKLSEYWTEIGQNRPLFQAYESLAHSPEAAGFDVAQKTILEHALRDFRLSGIDLPPAEQQRYGEIQMKLSELGSTFSNQLLDATQAWSKHVTDEAALAGLTDSAKVQMQQAAAAKELDGWLITLEFPSYFAVMTYADDRALREEVYAAYCTRASDQGPNAGQNDNTPVMAEILALRQELAKLLGFGNYSELSLASKMADSTEQVLSFLRDLAARSKPFAAQDLSELQAFASEQGCNDLQSWDVGYYSEKLREQRYSISQEILRAYFPIDKVLSGLFAIVEKLYGIQIKELSGFDAWHPDVRLFEIEENGQHVGRFFFDLYARANKRGGAWMDGARDKRRTADGTLISPVANLVCNFTPAVGGKPALLTHDEVTTLFHEFGHGLHHLLTRVEHAGASGINGVAWDAVELPSQFMENWCWEPEGLALISGHYESGEPLPQDLLDKMLAAKNFQSGLMMVRQIEFSLFDFELHATHGDGRSVLDVLEGIRQEVSVLRPPAYNRFPNSFAHIFAGGYAAGYYSYKWAEVLSADAFSKFEEDGVFNRATGNAFRDAILARGGSQAPMVLFVDFRGREPSIDALLRHLGLSQEAA
- a CDS encoding gamma carbonic anhydrase family protein, whose product is MAIRTYQQFTPLLGSRAFVDASAVVLGDVEIGADSSVWPLVVIRGDMHSIRIGERTSIQDGSVLHITHAGPFNPRGYPLNIGDDVTIAHNVTLHGCNIGNRVLIGMGSIVMDGAVIDEEVMLGAGSLVPPGSHLESGFLYLGSPAKKARELSDKERSYFRYSADNYVRLKDQHLMEGYAS
- a CDS encoding HAD family hydrolase, whose protein sequence is MDYSNVLFDLDGTLTDPREGITRSVQHALAKLGIDEPDLPALEHFIGPPLLQCFMHSYGFDEATAWQAVNHYRERFREVGLYENQLFEGVPELLKLLGEQQRTLYIATSKPTVFAEQIARHFGFAQHFKVIYGSELDGTRTNKVELIAHLLEQEQLPREATLMIGDREHDLIGARSNGLDAAAVGYGFGSFAELQAQAPTYHFHSLAELHQAFVG
- a CDS encoding DUF1161 domain-containing protein produces the protein MNKFALAVLLGLLSSSVLAAPKPCEELRAEIEVKIQAAGVASYTLEIVPNEDAQDPNMVVGSCDGGTKKIIYQKNG
- a CDS encoding aminopeptidase, with product MPDALRWLALTATVLLSGCSTLDYYSHLAKGQLQLLQAREPIAGLLENPATDPSLKQRLALAQQARTFASAQLSLPNNDSYRLYADIQRPFVVWNVFATPEFSLSPELHCFPIAGCVAYRGFYSQARARGAAALLKQQGLDTYQAGIEAYSTLGWFDDPLLNTMLRWSDERLVAVIFHELAHQQLYVADDTAFNESFASFVEHEGLRQWRTKQGLPPSDPQGEQQREQFIALVLSSRTRLQQLYASELPPAQMRSEKQVEFTRLRAEYHALSKREWGGNGRYDDWINAPINNAKLLPFGLYDRWVPAFAALFEQTGRNWPHFYQRVAALGKRPAAERQQILASLSPGT
- a CDS encoding OsmC family protein is translated as MKKTASAHWQGGIKDGKGTISTESGALNKVPYGFNTRFEDQPGSNPEELLGAAHAGCFSMALSKELGDAGMTAESIETRAEVTLDKQDGGFAITAVHLSLRAKIPGADRTAFEKAVETAKTGCPVSKVLNAEITLEAVLDN
- a CDS encoding LLM class flavin-dependent oxidoreductase, encoding MNALAQSKFSTLDLAPIRDDGNAAQALHNSLALAQHVERLGFERFWVAEHHNMDGIASAATSVLLGYLAAGTSSIRLGSGGVMLPNHAPLVIAEQFGTLATLYPGRIELGLGRAPGADQFTAQALRRDRIGSADDFPADVEELQRYLGPRTPDQRVIAMPGTGTNVPIWLLGSSLFSAQLAGEKGLPYAFASHFAPRYMHEAIRVYRNHFKPSTVLDKPYVMLGVPLIAADSDEHAEYLATSAYQRILALLRGQSLVQKPPVTSMQGLWLPHEKEAVSGFLGMAMIGGPDKVRARLEMLLEQTGADELIFTCDLYDFADRLHAFELVAQMR